The genomic interval TCACATTCGAGATGAGGCGATGCTGATCACCACAACCTCGAAACTGGCTGGCGTCCATTCATGCTGACAACGAACTCTACCACTCGTGGTGCGACACGCGGGAAGGACTTGAAGACAATCGCAAAATCCATCCTTCGATTTGAGGGATCAATCCGGTACTGTCGTTGGCAGAAACTGTACCGCGCCAGACCTGTTCAGCAGACCCATTGATACTCCGCTTCGAACGATCGGGGTGCCAATTCCAACCAAGGCGAGTTTGCCGACGGCACTTCGAACGTCGCTCACATTCGCTCCGTACGGCTCAGTCCCCATTCGAATTGAACGGATCAGCAATGAACTTCGCTCGCCAGGTTTTTCGCTATGCTGGCATCTACGGATTGATCGTGATGACGCCACAGTATTTCCTGGAACACCAGGTTGGGGTGCAGGAGCCACCCGCCATCACGCACCCCGAGTTCTTCTACGGATTCCTGGGTGTCGGGATCGCCTGGCAAGTGGCCTTCATCATCATCGCTCAGTCACCAGACCGTTACCGTCCGTTGATGATCGCCGCGATGATCGAGAAATTCAGCTTTGGAATCGCCGTGCCGATTCTCTTCGCATTGGGTCGGGTCTCGGGAACCGTCTTCGGGTTCGCAATCATTGATCTGATTTTTGCGGCATTGTTCGTCGAAGCTTATCGACGAACGACTCCCAAGACTCCGCCAGCATCGTCAGCGACGGATTCATAATCCGAAATTGTATAAACTGTTCATCCTGTGTCCTTCGTTCAATCCGGAATTGGCGACGCGGTGGCCGTGAAAAATACCGTGTTCCTCTACGAGTCGTGATGAAACGAATGCATTCGATTGCGGATACGGCGAATCAAATACGCACCGCGTGCACATCAAGTACGCGTGGGACACAATCCGTCTTTGTTGCTGAACGATTGATTCGGTCAGAGCAATTCACGGGGTACATCGCCACCCGGCAGCAAATGAACCGGACGACCTGATGGATCAATCACAGCGTCACTTGGCGACAGGCCCAGCGAGCGATACACGATCGCACAGAAGTCTTCGACGCCAACCGGGCGCGTTTCTGGATAGGCCGCTTTGGCGTCGGTACTGCCAATGATCTGTCCGTGGCGATAGCCGCCCCCGGCCAATAGCACGCTTTGAGCCTGAGGCCAGTGATCGCGGCCTGCGTCCTTGTTAATGACCGGGGTTCGCCCAAACTCGCCTGCCGAGATGACGAGCGTGTCATCCAGCATGCCTCGTTCCGCAAGATCCTGAATGAGGACACCAACCGCCCGATCATGCCGTGGCATCTTGTGATCGAGCCCCCCCTTCAGATTGCCGTGATCATCCCAATATCCTGTATTCAGAGTGACAAACCGGGCACCCGCCTCGACCAGTCGTCGAGCAACGAGTGCTTGCTCGCCCCAACCATCACCGTATCGCTCGCGAATTTTCGCGTCTTCCTTCGACACGTCGAACGCCTCACGCATGCGACCCGACATCAGAATGTCGAGCGCCTGCTGATCGACATGATCCATCTGACGAAAGGTCGCATTCTGATCCAGTCGCTTCCGATAGGTATCGAACTGCGACCGCAGTTCCACGCGGTTACTGAGTGTCCCCGAAGTCAGTCCATCGACCAATCCAAAGCTCTTATGGTCTCCACTTGGCAGGCGCCCCGCTTCATCTCCATAGCTGAATTCACCATATCTGAATGGATTGTGCGCCACCCCCAGCCAGGCGCCACCGTTGAATCCAAACCCGCCGTCATTCATGTTGATCGTGGTGAGCACGCCCGGTTGTCTGGGCCCCAACAAGTGCGAGGCGACCGCGCCCATCGACGGTTGACGGGGAACGCGATCTGACCCATTCGCCCCCAGCCGTCCTGTCAACATCCAGTGTGCCGCGGCCCAGTGATCCGCATTTCCGTGCGTGAAGCTGCGAATCACGGTGCACTTATCCATGACCTTGGCCTGTTCAGGGCAAAGTTCACAGACATCCAGGCCGGGAAGAGAAGAGGCAATCGGACGATAGGGGCCACGCACTTCGGCAGGAGCCAATGGCTTCATATCGAACGTGTCGAGCTGCGACGGGCCGCCATGCTGCCAGACCAAAATCACCGAACGACTTGAAGCGTGCTTGGCACCTCGACCAGATCCGTCCGCGGCGTCGACAGCATTCTGACATCGCAACAGCGACGCCAAACTTAGCCCAAACGCTGAAAGCGAACCAACTTCAAGGAAGCGCCGACGAGAAATCCCGTCGCAGAACGTCCGCGAAACTCCCTGGTCAAATCGAAGCATTCGCAACCCTTCACCTACTGGCAAACTCAAAACGCCTCAGATCGAACAACGTATCAACCGCCCTGCATGAAGGTCAATGCGGATGAACGAAGACGGCGATTCAACGGTGGCTCACGGCCGTCCACGCCGCGTTCGGCAAAACCTGGCGCATTAAAACCTTACGTCACTCCCATCAATCACGATTCTCCTCCCTGCATACCATTCTTGGCCGCAGCAATCGCAATTGGATCACGGAACCATTTGCAATCACATAGGTTGCGACGGAGTCCCCCAACTTCACCCAACTGTCTTCGATTCGGACGTGACCGGATGGGCTTACGATCGAAATTTACTTTCCATTGCGAAAAGCGTCATATGTCATTTCAAATTATTGACTTAAGAAACGTCATAAACGTTCCTCCGAACACAATACTTAAGAAAACGACAGATTAAGGATGAATTCGTGCACCGCAATCATTAAGATTCCGAAAGGTTAAAGTAGTGCGAGCCACGCTAGGGAACGGAAACTCGGTGTTAGACACCCTGCCGAAATCGCTCGTATGGCAGGAAATGGAGACAGTAAAAGCATGGAATTGGCAAACCGAGCTCACACATCGTCGGTCCGAGCCGATCTAACGGCGGGACTTGTCGTCTTTATTGTTGCATTGCCCTTGTGCCTGGGCTTAGCAATGGCATCCAACGCTCCATTGATCGCGGGGATTCTCGCCGGGATCGTTGGCGGAATTCTGGTCGGACTCCTCAGTGGATCCCAGACCAGCGTCAGCGGTCCAGACGCAGGCTTGACGGTTATTGTCGCCGCTCAGATCGCAGCCCTCGGTTCATTCGAGGCATTCTTGCTCGCCGTCGTCGTGGCTGGTGCAATTCAAATTGTGCTCGGGATTTTGCGAGCGGGGTTTATCGCCGCTTTTTTCCCCTCGAGCGTCGTCCAGGGATTGCTCGCCGCCATTGGAGCGCTGCTGATTCTGAAGCAGATTCCTCACGTCTTGGGTCGCGACACGGACCCCGAAGGTGAGATGTCCTTCTTCCAACCTGACCATCAGAATACCTTCTCCGAAATTCTCGAACTCTTGGGTGGCATTCAACCCGGTGCGGCCGTCATTGGGCTGTGCTCATTAGCCATCCTGAAATATTGGGACCAATCAAAGCCGCTCAGACGAACGGGAATCCCGGGCCCTCTGGTGGTGGTGATACTTGGGATTCTGATGGGCCAGGTGTTCGGACAACTCGGCGATTTTTGGGCCATTGCCGACAGCCACATGGTTCAGGTTCCTGTCGCGGCCAGTTACGCGGGCTTCTTCCAGTTCCTGCGTTCACCCGACTTCACCCAGTGGACCAATCCCGCGGTCTATCAAGCCGGCCTGACCATTGCGATTGCGGCCTCGCTCGGAACGCTCCTGAATCTGGAAGCCGTCGACCGGGTGGATCCGCTTCACCGAAATTCCCCTCCCAGCCGTGAACTTCTCGCACAGGGAGTCGGAAATCTGACACTTGGATTGATCGGAGGAATTCCAGTCACATCCGTCATCGTCCGCAGCTCCGTGAATATCAATGCGGGAGGAAAGACGAAACTCTCGGCCATATTCCACGGCATTCTCATGCTGGTTTGCGTGGTCGTTTTCCCACGATATCTCAACTTTATTCCACTGTCATGCCTCGCCGCGATCCTGTTGATCACGGGGTCGAAGCTGGTCAGTCCGCAGATTATCAAGCAGATGTGGAAACAAGGACGATATCAGTTCGTCCCATTCGTCGTGACGATGCTGGCCATCATCCTGACCAATCTGGTCACGGGAATCCTCATCGGATTGGCCGTCAGCGTCGCCTTCATTCTGAACAGTAACCTGCGACGTCCCATCCGTCGAATTGTCGAAAAGCATCTCGGCGGGGAAGTCCTTCGCATCGTGCTGGGAAACCAGGTCAGCTTTCTCAACCGCGCAGCGCTGGAAAAGATCCTGAACGATCTGCCCGCTGGAACGCACGTCTTACTGGATGCGGAAACGACGGATTACATCGACCCCGATGTTTCTGCGTTAATCCGCGAATTCAAGGACCATGCCGCTCCAATTCGCGGCATCCAAGTGAGCGTTCGGGGTTTTCAGGAGAAGTATCATCTGCAGGACGAAATTCAGTTCGTGGATTACTCAACGCGGCAATTGCAGGAGCAACTAACTTCGACGCAGGTCCTGCAGATCCTGAAAGAGGGCAATCTGCGATTCCTGACCGGACAACGATTGACGCGTGACTATGGTCGTCAGTTGCACGCAACATCCCAAGCACAGAACCCGATTGCGATCGTGCTCAGTTGTATCGATTCGCGAACTCCGGCAGAGATCGTCTTTGACTTGGGTATTGGCGACATCTTCAGCGTCCGCGTGGCAGGCAATGTCATCAGTCCAAAGGTCCTTGGGAGTCTGGAATATGCTTCCCGGGTCGTCGGTTCAAAACTGATTGTCGTCATGGGACACACCCGCTGCGGGGCGGTCACAGCGGCAGTCAACCTGTCGAGTTCAACGGAGACCGTCGAACAGGCAACGGGTTGTCAGCACCTGCAACCGATCATTCAAGACATCCAGCAATCGATCGATCCAACAATGTCGATCCATTACGAACAGGCGACACCCGACGAGAAAACGACCATGGTCGAGACAGTGGCGATCCGCAACGTCGAACGCAGCGTCGAAAAGATCCTTCAGGAAAGCCAGACGATCAGCAAGTTGGTCGACGAAGGACGCGTCGCGGTGGTGGGTGCAATCTTCGACGTCCGAACGGGGAAGATTCACTTCCTGAATAGTGCCGCCACATCGCAACACACCACGCCGGAACCGGCATTGACCGAGTAGTTCTTCATCGTGGCAAGCGAAATCACGTTGAGCACGGCGTGACGGCTTCCAGCGATGCCGTGCTCGACGTGACAGTCGTATTGTGTTTCCTCGGAAGGTCAATGCCGCGGCACGTCACAACATCGTGTTCCCATGACGCATGATCAACAGGTTCCCACGCAGTACCTCATCGTTCCTGGCCATCAAAATCGTTCACGGCCATCAATTATTGGGAAGGATCAGATGTGACTTGGGATGATTCGCAAAGGGCCAGTCACCTGGTTGATAGGCGACATTCAGTTCCGGAGTCTCGAATCGTTGATGCGACTCAGCAAGGCTATGCATGGCACGATCCAGCACGCCAGTGGTCAGCAGAGTTCGCTCGACTGGAGAGACGGCCCGGCCCGTTCGGATTGTCTGTTCGAAGGCATCGACCAAGTATGCAAAATGGCCGTAAGGCGGACCGGGCTGCAACGCGAACAGCGTGGCGAGGGGTTCCGGACGTCCTTTCAGCTTGACCGCCGCCGCGAACTGCGAAGCGAGCCCTTCGGCAATGAGGGTCGCGGACTTCAATCCGTCGCGGTGTTCGACAAGATATGCCGCGGAGTTCGGATTGTTCCTCCACGTGTCATTGTCTTTCGGAGCGCCCGGAAGAACCTTCAATGCCGCTTCGAACAGTTCCCGCGACCAACGCCCATCGTGCTCTGCCTGTTGAATGCCGTCACCTTGAACGGCCTGCACCGACGAAACACCGGTTTCTCCGCCGCGGCGGCGTTCGATTAAGCTTTGCAGCGCTTCGAGCGCGTGGTACCCGTACGCCTCGAGGCCACCGTAACCAACCCCAACCGCAGCCTCGATCTCACATCCAAGAGGTAAATCCAGTACCGGTTGTCTCCATGCCAAAGGAACGGACGACCCCGCCAGAAATGGGAAATTCATCGCACGCGCGGTCTCGTACATCGCGAGAGCTTCATCCCATCGATACGACAGGTGCTTGTCGTTAAAGACGGGCACAGCTTTTCCGCAGCGGCGGAAGGTTGCCACAATTTCGTCGAAGAAACGCTTTCGAGGATACATGTGTTGTTTGGTGTCTGGTGTGTAGGGATAGATCCCATGCTCACCGACACTCAAGACTCCCGCGACCTGAACTTCATTGGTCCCCAAGGTCACCGCATCGTCGATCGACGATGCCAATCGAAAACCATATTTCTGAGCAAGCGGGCGGCACAGATCTTTCGCTGCGAACTGATCCGTAAAGACAGAAACGAGCTTTAGACCAGGGCCAGGCCCACCATCTTGGCGGTATCCCTCGAGAATCTTGCCCAGAATCACATCGGCGTGACTTGCGGTTCTGTATTCCGTGATCACACCCGCGACGGGCAACGGTTCGGCTTCCTTCGCCATCGCACGGATCGGCCAAAGTAGCGCGCCCGGCACCATCGCACCAAGCCCCGCAGCGGCCGCCGACTTCAATACCTTGCGCCGATTCAGATGCAACATGTCGGTTGTTCCCATACTGCGACCACGCACATTTCAAAAAACATTCGGATGCCGCGTCACAAGGTGTCTACCGCAAAGCGCCGGCACTTCCGTAGAATCTTGAGC from Schlesneria paludicola DSM 18645 carries:
- a CDS encoding DUF1501 domain-containing protein, which encodes MLRFDQGVSRTFCDGISRRRFLEVGSLSAFGLSLASLLRCQNAVDAADGSGRGAKHASSRSVILVWQHGGPSQLDTFDMKPLAPAEVRGPYRPIASSLPGLDVCELCPEQAKVMDKCTVIRSFTHGNADHWAAAHWMLTGRLGANGSDRVPRQPSMGAVASHLLGPRQPGVLTTINMNDGGFGFNGGAWLGVAHNPFRYGEFSYGDEAGRLPSGDHKSFGLVDGLTSGTLSNRVELRSQFDTYRKRLDQNATFRQMDHVDQQALDILMSGRMREAFDVSKEDAKIRERYGDGWGEQALVARRLVEAGARFVTLNTGYWDDHGNLKGGLDHKMPRHDRAVGVLIQDLAERGMLDDTLVISAGEFGRTPVINKDAGRDHWPQAQSVLLAGGGYRHGQIIGSTDAKAAYPETRPVGVEDFCAIVYRSLGLSPSDAVIDPSGRPVHLLPGGDVPRELL
- a CDS encoding SulP family inorganic anion transporter; the encoded protein is MELANRAHTSSVRADLTAGLVVFIVALPLCLGLAMASNAPLIAGILAGIVGGILVGLLSGSQTSVSGPDAGLTVIVAAQIAALGSFEAFLLAVVVAGAIQIVLGILRAGFIAAFFPSSVVQGLLAAIGALLILKQIPHVLGRDTDPEGEMSFFQPDHQNTFSEILELLGGIQPGAAVIGLCSLAILKYWDQSKPLRRTGIPGPLVVVILGILMGQVFGQLGDFWAIADSHMVQVPVAASYAGFFQFLRSPDFTQWTNPAVYQAGLTIAIAASLGTLLNLEAVDRVDPLHRNSPPSRELLAQGVGNLTLGLIGGIPVTSVIVRSSVNINAGGKTKLSAIFHGILMLVCVVVFPRYLNFIPLSCLAAILLITGSKLVSPQIIKQMWKQGRYQFVPFVVTMLAIILTNLVTGILIGLAVSVAFILNSNLRRPIRRIVEKHLGGEVLRIVLGNQVSFLNRAALEKILNDLPAGTHVLLDAETTDYIDPDVSALIREFKDHAAPIRGIQVSVRGFQEKYHLQDEIQFVDYSTRQLQEQLTSTQVLQILKEGNLRFLTGQRLTRDYGRQLHATSQAQNPIAIVLSCIDSRTPAEIVFDLGIGDIFSVRVAGNVISPKVLGSLEYASRVVGSKLIVVMGHTRCGAVTAAVNLSSSTETVEQATGCQHLQPIIQDIQQSIDPTMSIHYEQATPDEKTTMVETVAIRNVERSVEKILQESQTISKLVDEGRVAVVGAIFDVRTGKIHFLNSAATSQHTTPEPALTE